In Janibacter alkaliphilus, the following proteins share a genomic window:
- the pepN gene encoding aminopeptidase N — MRGVPSLTLDEARDRTDLLTVRRMEVDLDLDRGAEHFGSTTRIHLTASRDGETFVDVAPVTLHRATLDGVELDATSLAERRLPVSLTPGEHVVEVEATMAYSHDGEGLHRASDPADGSDYVYGHMFLDAGPTVFACIDQPDLKAPYVVTARAPQDWVVIGNGRATQDADGLWRLRETQPLATYYVSICAGPYVQVREEHDGISLGMYARASLQAELERHAPEMMAVTRASFDYFHSIFGIHYPFDDYDQVFAPEFNAGAMENPGCVVIRDSYLFRGAASDDEVLTRANTISHEMAHMWFGDLVTLRWWDDLWLNESFAEYMAHRCLVAATGYDQAWVDATVARKAWGYSAERSPSTHPVAGSPAPDAKSALANFDGISYAKGAAVLRQLIAWIGDDAFLEGIRDYLGGHAHGNATLADFLGAMQRASSDELDVAAWSAAWLETSGVDVIAVDRQGTITRTPPQDRPADRPHAMDVATYSDGARTSRVELTLDSPSAQVEGLDLAAPLIIPNAGDLTWATPQLDGTTLDALPGQLPQVTDAQARAVVWVGLRDGAALSLVDPRRLVELGEAALPVEDDDSIFSRIGMHLTNRVIRVLLPEDEQDEARARMAAVGEQVLAEAEPGSSRALHAARLIARTTEDVDGRLRPWADGRGLPSGLEGDQDFRWIVLGQLARRGLLDEAGIDAALAHDRTMTGALGALTARAAIPTPEAKEAAWRELTTSRELSNYELVALAAGFWGPADRDLVLPYVERYFADVPAMSGWIGEDALSRVALMAYPSRIVTPETLRLSRATLERADLPQGVRRSMVDAQSELEEALLSRERFAR; from the coding sequence ATGAGGGGCGTGCCCTCCCTCACCCTCGACGAAGCCCGTGACCGCACCGATCTGCTGACCGTCCGCCGGATGGAGGTCGACCTCGACCTCGACCGCGGCGCCGAGCACTTCGGCTCCACGACCCGGATCCACCTGACCGCCTCGCGGGACGGCGAGACCTTCGTCGACGTCGCGCCGGTCACCCTGCACCGGGCGACGCTCGACGGCGTCGAGCTCGACGCGACCAGCCTCGCCGAGCGGCGCCTGCCGGTCAGCCTCACCCCCGGCGAGCACGTCGTCGAGGTCGAGGCGACGATGGCCTACAGCCACGACGGCGAAGGGCTGCACCGCGCCAGCGACCCTGCCGACGGGAGCGACTACGTCTACGGGCACATGTTCCTCGACGCCGGCCCCACCGTCTTCGCCTGCATCGACCAGCCCGACCTCAAGGCCCCCTACGTCGTCACCGCCCGTGCCCCGCAGGACTGGGTGGTCATCGGCAACGGTCGCGCCACCCAGGACGCCGACGGGCTGTGGCGGCTGCGCGAGACCCAGCCGCTGGCCACCTACTACGTCAGCATCTGCGCCGGCCCCTACGTGCAGGTCCGCGAGGAGCACGACGGCATCTCCCTGGGCATGTACGCCCGGGCCAGCCTGCAGGCCGAGCTGGAGCGGCACGCCCCGGAGATGATGGCGGTCACCCGGGCCAGCTTCGACTACTTCCACTCGATCTTCGGGATCCACTACCCCTTCGACGACTACGACCAGGTCTTCGCCCCGGAGTTCAACGCCGGCGCCATGGAGAACCCGGGCTGCGTCGTCATCCGGGACAGCTACCTCTTCCGCGGGGCGGCCAGCGACGACGAGGTGCTCACCAGGGCCAACACGATCAGCCACGAGATGGCGCACATGTGGTTCGGCGACCTGGTGACGCTGCGCTGGTGGGACGACCTGTGGCTCAACGAGTCCTTCGCCGAGTACATGGCGCACCGCTGCCTCGTCGCGGCCACCGGCTACGACCAGGCCTGGGTGGACGCCACCGTCGCCCGCAAGGCGTGGGGCTACAGCGCCGAGCGCTCGCCGAGCACCCACCCGGTCGCCGGCTCCCCGGCCCCGGACGCGAAGTCGGCACTGGCCAACTTCGACGGGATCTCCTACGCGAAGGGGGCAGCCGTCCTGCGCCAGCTCATCGCCTGGATCGGGGACGACGCCTTCCTCGAAGGGATCCGCGACTACCTCGGCGGGCACGCCCACGGCAACGCCACCCTCGCCGACTTCCTCGGCGCGATGCAGCGGGCCAGCAGCGACGAGCTCGACGTGGCCGCGTGGAGCGCCGCCTGGCTGGAGACCTCCGGGGTGGACGTCATCGCCGTCGACCGGCAGGGCACGATCACCCGCACCCCGCCGCAGGACCGGCCCGCCGACCGGCCGCACGCGATGGACGTCGCCACCTACAGCGACGGCGCCCGTACCTCGCGGGTCGAGCTCACCCTGGACAGCCCGAGCGCCCAGGTCGAGGGGCTCGACCTGGCGGCGCCGCTGATCATCCCCAACGCCGGCGACCTCACCTGGGCCACCCCGCAGCTCGACGGCACCACCCTGGACGCGCTGCCCGGCCAGCTGCCGCAGGTCACCGACGCGCAGGCCCGGGCGGTCGTCTGGGTCGGTCTGCGAGACGGGGCGGCGCTCTCCCTCGTCGACCCGCGCCGGCTCGTCGAGCTCGGCGAGGCGGCGCTGCCGGTCGAGGACGACGACTCGATCTTCAGCCGGATCGGGATGCACCTGACGAACCGGGTGATCCGGGTGCTGCTGCCCGAGGACGAGCAGGACGAGGCGCGTGCCCGGATGGCCGCGGTCGGCGAGCAGGTGCTGGCGGAGGCCGAGCCGGGCAGCAGCCGGGCGCTGCACGCGGCGCGGCTCATCGCCCGCACCACCGAGGACGTCGACGGGCGGCTGCGCCCGTGGGCCGACGGGCGTGGGCTGCCGAGCGGGCTGGAGGGAGACCAGGACTTCCGGTGGATCGTGCTCGGCCAGCTGGCCCGCCGCGGGCTGCTCGACGAGGCGGGCATCGACGCGGCGCTGGCCCACGACCGGACGATGACCGGCGCGCTGGGGGCGCTCACCGCCAGGGCGGCCATCCCGACCCCGGAGGCGAAGGAGGCGGCCTGGCGCGAGCTGACCACGAGCCGCGAGCTGAGCAACTACGAGCTGGTGGCGCTGGCCGCCGGCTTCTGGGGACCGGCCGACCGGGACCTTGTGCTGCCCTACGTCGAGCGCTACTTCGCGGACGTGCCGGCCATGTCCGGCTGGATCGGCGAGGACGCCCTCTCCCGGGTGGCGCTCATGGCCTACCCGTCGCGGATCGTCACCCCGGAGACGCTGCGGCTGAGCCGGGCGACCCTGGAGCGGGCCGACCTGCCGCAGGGCGTGCGGCGCTCGATGGTCGACGCCCAGTCCGAGCTCGAGGAGGCGCTGCTCAGCCGGGAACGCTTCGCCCGCTGA
- a CDS encoding NADPH:quinone oxidoreductase family protein — MTMRAWQVTAHGEPDEVLALAQDVAVPEPGPGQVRVAVSATAVNFADVLLCRGEYQVRPDLPFSPGLEVCGRVTATGPDVDHVAVGDRVLGATALPHGGFAQECLLEAVATFAAPEGLDDAAAAALLVSYHTGWLGLHRRAHLQAGEHLLVHAASGGVGSAAVQLGRAAGAHVIGVVGGSDKVAIARELGCDVVIDRREEDLVTRVKEITEGHGADVVYDSVGGPAYDQSTRCIAFEGRIVVVGFAGGRISEARLNHAMVKNYGILGLHLNLYRTRAPEVVGECHEDLVRLADVGQIAPLLGEQLPFGEVPRALTALASGGTTGRMVITAD; from the coding sequence ATGACGATGCGCGCCTGGCAGGTCACCGCTCACGGCGAGCCGGACGAGGTGCTCGCCCTGGCCCAGGACGTCGCCGTGCCCGAGCCGGGCCCGGGCCAGGTGCGGGTCGCGGTGTCGGCGACGGCGGTCAACTTCGCCGACGTGCTGCTCTGCCGCGGCGAGTACCAGGTGCGCCCGGACCTCCCCTTCTCCCCCGGTCTGGAGGTCTGCGGACGAGTGACGGCCACCGGGCCGGACGTCGACCACGTCGCGGTCGGCGACCGGGTGCTCGGGGCGACCGCGCTGCCGCACGGAGGGTTCGCGCAGGAATGCCTGCTCGAGGCGGTCGCCACCTTCGCCGCGCCGGAGGGGCTGGACGACGCCGCGGCGGCGGCGCTGCTGGTGAGCTATCACACCGGCTGGCTCGGGCTGCACCGTCGCGCGCACCTGCAGGCCGGCGAGCACCTGCTCGTGCACGCCGCCTCCGGTGGGGTCGGCTCGGCCGCCGTCCAGCTCGGTCGGGCCGCCGGGGCGCACGTCATCGGGGTCGTCGGCGGCTCAGACAAGGTGGCGATCGCCCGCGAGCTCGGCTGCGACGTGGTCATCGACCGCCGCGAGGAGGACCTCGTCACGCGGGTCAAGGAGATCACCGAGGGGCACGGGGCGGATGTCGTCTACGACTCGGTCGGCGGACCGGCCTACGACCAGAGCACGAGGTGCATCGCCTTCGAGGGGCGGATCGTCGTCGTCGGCTTCGCCGGGGGCCGGATCAGCGAGGCCCGGCTCAACCACGCGATGGTGAAGAACTACGGCATCCTCGGGCTGCACCTCAACCTCTACCGCACCCGCGCGCCGGAGGTCGTGGGCGAGTGCCACGAGGACCTGGTGCGCCTGGCCGACGTGGGGCAGATCGCGCCGCTGCTCGGCGAGCAGCTCCCCTTCGGAGAGGTGCCGCGGGCGCTGACCGCGCTGGCCAGCGGCGGCACCACCGGCCGCATGGTCATCACCGCCGACTGA
- a CDS encoding methylated-DNA--[protein]-cysteine S-methyltransferase produces MIDTVDTPTTRHTVASTTLGDLTLVLDGDALTGIYFPGHWTRPERAEAGRQTDLADDPLATEVRDQLVAYLAGERTTFDLPLRLDGPALHQAVWTRLQQIPYGETTTYGALAEELGAAPQAVGQAVGANPVSVVVPCHRVLGADGSLTGYAGGLERKRALLTLEEPAATDRGALF; encoded by the coding sequence ATGATCGACACCGTGGACACCCCGACCACCCGGCACACCGTCGCCAGCACCACCCTCGGCGACCTGACCCTCGTCCTCGACGGGGACGCGCTGACCGGCATCTACTTCCCCGGCCACTGGACCCGCCCCGAGCGGGCCGAGGCCGGCCGCCAGACCGACCTGGCCGACGACCCGCTGGCCACCGAGGTCCGCGACCAGCTGGTCGCCTACCTCGCCGGCGAGCGGACCACCTTCGACCTGCCGCTGCGCCTGGACGGCCCGGCGCTGCACCAGGCGGTGTGGACCCGCCTGCAGCAGATCCCCTATGGCGAGACGACGACCTACGGCGCGCTCGCCGAGGAGCTCGGTGCCGCGCCGCAGGCCGTCGGTCAGGCGGTCGGGGCCAACCCGGTCTCGGTCGTCGTGCCCTGCCACCGGGTGCTCGGCGCCGACGGCTCGCTCACCGGCTACGCCGGCGGCCTGGAGCGCAAGCGCGCGCTGCTGACCCTCGAGGAGCCGGCGGCCACCGACCGTGGCGCCCTCTTCTGA
- a CDS encoding RNA polymerase sigma factor produces the protein MSLAPFEQVVDDHGARVLRLCRGMVGPDEADDAWSETFLKALRAWPDLPDDLDPEAWLVTVARRTCLDVLRARGRRALPTDELPERATGPTGPTETAGTSESPETILTSESGVWAHVAALPRKQREVVTYRYLGGLGYGHIVELVGGTEAAARRAAADGLKTLRQKEIR, from the coding sequence ATGAGCCTGGCCCCCTTCGAGCAGGTCGTCGACGACCACGGCGCCCGCGTGCTGCGGCTGTGCCGCGGGATGGTGGGCCCGGACGAGGCCGACGACGCGTGGAGCGAGACCTTCCTCAAGGCGCTGCGCGCCTGGCCCGACCTGCCCGACGACCTCGACCCCGAGGCTTGGCTGGTCACCGTGGCCCGACGCACCTGCCTGGACGTGCTGCGCGCCCGCGGCCGCCGGGCCCTGCCCACCGACGAGCTCCCCGAGCGGGCGACCGGGCCGACCGGGCCGACCGAGACCGCCGGGACCAGCGAGAGCCCCGAGACCATCCTGACCAGCGAGAGCGGGGTCTGGGCCCACGTGGCCGCGCTCCCGCGCAAGCAGCGCGAGGTGGTCACCTACCGCTACCTCGGCGGGCTCGGCTACGGCCACATCGTCGAGCTCGTCGGTGGCACCGAGGCGGCGGCCAGACGAGCCGCCGCCGACGGACTGAAGACCTTGCGGCAGAAAGAGATCCGATGA
- a CDS encoding methylated-DNA--[protein]-cysteine S-methyltransferase, whose amino-acid sequence MNQQHTDPTPRTDLTPRDDLAPRDELTRLRADLARRAEASGDLDISYREVDGPLGRLLVAATPTGLLRVAFPGEGVDAVLTDLAARVSPRILAGGRRLDEPARELEEYLDGRRRSFDLPLDLSLLHGFRREVVASALPRIRYGQTASYAQVAALADRPRAVRAVGTACARNPLPLVLPCHRVVRSDGTPGAYRGGPEAKRQLLDLEAAAG is encoded by the coding sequence ATGAACCAGCAGCACACCGACCCGACCCCGCGTACCGACCTGACCCCGCGCGACGACCTCGCCCCGCGCGACGAGCTCACCCGGCTGCGCGCCGACCTGGCCCGCCGCGCCGAGGCCAGCGGCGACCTCGACATCAGCTACCGCGAGGTGGACGGCCCGCTCGGTCGCCTGCTCGTGGCAGCCACCCCGACGGGCCTGCTGCGGGTCGCCTTCCCCGGCGAAGGGGTGGACGCGGTCCTGACCGACCTCGCCGCCCGGGTGAGCCCACGCATCCTCGCCGGCGGCCGCCGGCTGGACGAGCCCGCCCGCGAGCTGGAGGAGTACCTCGACGGGCGTCGACGCTCCTTCGACCTGCCGCTCGACCTCAGCCTGCTGCACGGCTTCCGCCGCGAGGTGGTGGCCTCGGCGCTGCCGCGGATCCGCTACGGGCAGACCGCCTCCTACGCGCAGGTGGCCGCGCTGGCCGACCGGCCCCGGGCGGTCCGTGCAGTGGGCACCGCGTGCGCGCGCAACCCGCTGCCGCTGGTGCTGCCCTGCCACCGGGTGGTGCGCAGCGACGGCACCCCCGGTGCCTACCGTGGCGGCCCGGAGGCCAAGCGGCAGCTGCTCGACCTGGAGGCGGCCGCGGGGTAG
- a CDS encoding enoyl-CoA hydratase-related protein, whose product MSETTSPTEHVLTDRRDGVLTITLNRPERRNAMSREMVEGLAEHLEQAAGDDTVGAVVLTGAGRAFCAGGDVQQFDEDGGEGGGATEVDPDAVALQVAQQRATVSRIHTLPQPVVAALPGAAAGAGLGLALAADLRIGTPRTVVATAFATVGLSGDYGVAWLLDRLVGPAVARELLLLNPRLDGQRCLELGLVNQLVAEDELAGAAHDLAARLAAGPRPALGHIKRNLVDAPGLSLEESMEREVQRHKECGLSEDHVEAVRAFVEKRPPVFR is encoded by the coding sequence GTGAGCGAGACGACCAGCCCCACCGAGCACGTCCTGACCGACCGGCGCGACGGGGTGCTGACGATCACCCTGAACCGTCCGGAGCGGCGCAACGCCATGTCCCGCGAGATGGTCGAGGGCCTCGCCGAGCACCTCGAGCAGGCCGCCGGCGACGACACGGTGGGGGCGGTCGTGCTCACCGGGGCCGGGCGCGCCTTCTGCGCCGGCGGCGACGTCCAGCAGTTCGACGAGGACGGGGGCGAAGGGGGCGGCGCCACCGAGGTCGACCCCGACGCGGTGGCGCTGCAGGTCGCCCAGCAGCGGGCGACGGTCAGCCGGATCCACACCCTCCCCCAGCCGGTCGTCGCCGCCCTGCCCGGCGCTGCCGCCGGCGCCGGCCTCGGGCTCGCCCTGGCCGCCGACCTGCGGATCGGCACCCCGCGGACCGTCGTGGCCACCGCCTTCGCCACCGTGGGGCTCTCCGGCGACTACGGGGTGGCCTGGCTGCTGGACCGGCTGGTCGGCCCCGCGGTGGCCCGTGAGCTGCTGCTGCTCAACCCACGGCTGGACGGGCAGCGCTGCCTCGAGCTGGGCCTGGTCAACCAGCTCGTCGCGGAGGACGAGCTGGCCGGTGCCGCGCACGACCTCGCCGCGCGACTGGCGGCCGGGCCGCGGCCGGCGCTGGGCCACATCAAGCGCAACCTCGTCGACGCGCCCGGGCTGAGCCTGGAGGAGTCCATGGAGCGAGAGGTGCAGCGGCACAAGGAGTGCGGGCTCAGCGAGGACCACGTCGAGGCCGTGCGCGCCTTCGTCGAGAAGCGGCCGCCGGTCTTCCGCTGA
- a CDS encoding MFS transporter — MSAPTDPPPAAPGQGVAAALAALFGVTGLGSAAVAVSLPVLADSLDATPGRAALVVSAYALSLAVGSAVMGRLGDIYGIRRPLVTGLVVMVVAASVGATVDSLPALIAARVVQGLGASAIPALTLAAVHSRFAGAGRDRAMATYSGVGATVNALGPVIGAMIVGPLGWRPVVAIPVASLLVLPVVWSALPSTPEPDARLDLPGAALVGIAASGAILALQFATLGPTIAVAGLVALLIAAPWAVARSRWRPEGIITAAMVTHPTARRSLFTAVSLSSAWFGMLVAIPTRLADAGWSGVQIGLILVPSAVLGLVASRITSPMLARFGLVRSQLVALTGSTLALCLAAVGAAAVSAPPLVLATLTLMLSFGLGQPAMSGLIADAVPARTRGGALGLMTLFFLAGGSLGAAVVGGLTSQIGTTGSLLVLAIIPALGALSFVGPSRRALTAPTG, encoded by the coding sequence GTGAGCGCACCGACCGACCCGCCACCGGCTGCGCCGGGGCAGGGCGTGGCCGCGGCGCTGGCCGCCCTCTTCGGGGTGACCGGCCTGGGCAGCGCCGCCGTGGCGGTCTCGCTGCCGGTGCTCGCCGACAGCCTCGACGCCACCCCGGGGCGGGCCGCGCTCGTGGTGAGCGCCTACGCGCTCAGCCTGGCCGTCGGCAGCGCGGTGATGGGACGTCTCGGCGACATCTACGGCATCCGTCGCCCGCTGGTCACCGGCCTCGTCGTCATGGTGGTCGCCGCCAGCGTCGGCGCCACCGTGGACTCGCTGCCGGCGCTCATCGCCGCCCGGGTGGTGCAGGGCCTGGGCGCCTCGGCGATCCCCGCGCTCACCCTGGCGGCGGTGCACTCCCGCTTCGCCGGGGCCGGCCGGGACCGGGCGATGGCCACCTACTCCGGGGTCGGCGCGACGGTCAACGCCCTGGGGCCAGTGATCGGCGCGATGATCGTCGGACCGCTGGGCTGGCGGCCGGTGGTGGCCATCCCGGTGGCCTCGCTGCTCGTGCTGCCGGTGGTCTGGAGCGCCCTGCCCAGCACCCCGGAGCCGGACGCCCGGCTGGACCTGCCCGGGGCGGCGCTGGTCGGGATCGCCGCCAGCGGCGCCATCCTCGCGCTGCAGTTCGCCACCCTCGGGCCGACGATCGCCGTGGCCGGCCTGGTCGCGCTGCTGATCGCCGCCCCGTGGGCGGTGGCGCGCTCGCGCTGGCGGCCGGAGGGCATCATCACCGCGGCGATGGTCACCCACCCGACCGCCCGACGCAGCCTCTTCACCGCGGTGAGCCTCAGCTCGGCCTGGTTCGGCATGCTCGTGGCCATCCCCACCCGGCTGGCCGACGCGGGCTGGAGCGGGGTGCAGATCGGGCTCATCCTCGTGCCCAGCGCCGTGCTGGGCCTGGTCGCCTCCCGGATCACCTCGCCGATGCTGGCCCGCTTCGGGCTGGTGCGCAGCCAGCTCGTCGCGCTCACCGGCTCCACCCTCGCGCTGTGCCTGGCGGCGGTCGGCGCCGCCGCGGTCTCGGCACCGCCGCTGGTGCTGGCCACGCTGACCCTGATGCTCTCCTTCGGCCTGGGCCAGCCGGCGATGAGCGGGCTCATCGCCGACGCCGTCCCGGCCCGCACCCGCGGCGGGGCGCTGGGGCTGATGACCCTCTTCTTCCTCGCCGGCGGCAGCCTCGGTGCTGCCGTCGTCGGCGGGCTGACCAGCCAGATCGGCACCACCGGCTCGCTGCTCGTGCTCGCGATCATCCCGGCGCTGGGAGCGCTGAGCTTCGTCGGGCCGAGCCGCCGGGCCTTGACCGCCCCCACCGGCTGA
- a CDS encoding HAD family hydrolase, with the protein MTTTTQADGSSSRADAVLIDYGGVLTLPIKDAFADFSAELGLPPDTALRLVAEHEPTRRALVDHEKGLLDDAGFEHAFAAALCGGGADVPAEGLLTRLGQRLDLDEAMIDWVRDLRRRGVPVAMVSNSLGRDCYARIDQDELFDVSVISAEVGVRKPSREIYRIATERLGVAPGRCVLVDDLQHNLDGAARLDILGVRHRDARETISQVESLLAGAAVAPGPTSTTKER; encoded by the coding sequence ATGACGACCACGACGCAGGCCGACGGGAGCAGCTCCCGGGCCGACGCGGTGCTCATCGACTACGGCGGCGTGCTCACGCTGCCGATCAAGGACGCCTTCGCCGACTTCTCCGCCGAGCTCGGCCTGCCGCCGGACACCGCCCTCCGGCTGGTCGCCGAGCACGAGCCCACCCGCCGCGCCCTCGTCGACCACGAGAAGGGGCTGCTCGACGACGCCGGCTTCGAGCACGCCTTCGCCGCCGCCCTCTGCGGCGGGGGAGCCGACGTCCCGGCCGAGGGTCTGCTGACCCGGCTCGGCCAGCGGCTGGACCTCGACGAGGCGATGATCGACTGGGTGCGCGACCTGCGCCGTCGCGGCGTCCCGGTCGCCATGGTCTCCAACTCGCTCGGTCGCGACTGCTACGCCCGGATCGACCAGGACGAGCTCTTCGACGTCTCGGTGATCTCCGCGGAGGTGGGGGTGCGCAAGCCCTCCCGCGAGATCTACCGGATCGCCACCGAGCGCCTCGGGGTGGCCCCCGGCCGCTGCGTGCTCGTCGACGACCTGCAGCACAACCTCGACGGCGCCGCCCGGCTGGACATCCTCGGGGTGCGCCACCGCGACGCCCGGGAGACCATCAGCCAGGTGGAGTCCCTCCTCGCCGGCGCCGCCGTGGCGCCCGGCCCGACCAGCACGACGAAGGAACGGTGA
- a CDS encoding acyl-CoA dehydrogenase family protein, protein MFSLSERGQDYRERLLAFMDEHVYPAEATYREQMIASGNPNHQPQVLEDLKAEARSRGLWNLFHPHAEWGPGLTNLEYAHLAEITGRSIEIAPEAINCNAPDTGNMEVLTLFGTDEHKERWLRPLLDGEIASAFAMTEPDVASSDATNIETSMVRDGDEYVINGRKWWTSNALHQNCKVLIVMGKTDPEAPTHRQQSMMVVPLDTPGVRVVRGLPVFGYQDREGHAEVVFEDVRVPKEALLSGEGDGFTISQARLGPGRIHHCMRAIGVAERALDLMIDRARSRVTFGEPVANRANVQDWVAEARIDIEMVRLLTLKTAYLMDTVGNQQARTEIAAIKVAAPNVALKVLDRAIQVHGGGGVSDDFPLAQWYAHMRTLRLADGPDEVHKRTIARQEYRRRDPERAGGR, encoded by the coding sequence ATGTTCTCGCTGAGTGAGCGCGGTCAGGACTATCGCGAGCGGCTGCTCGCCTTCATGGACGAGCACGTCTACCCCGCGGAGGCCACCTACCGCGAGCAGATGATCGCGTCCGGCAACCCCAACCACCAGCCGCAGGTGCTCGAGGACCTCAAGGCCGAGGCCCGCAGCCGCGGTCTGTGGAACCTCTTCCACCCGCACGCCGAGTGGGGCCCGGGCCTGACCAACCTCGAGTACGCCCACCTCGCCGAGATCACCGGGCGCAGCATCGAGATCGCCCCGGAGGCGATCAACTGCAACGCCCCGGACACCGGCAACATGGAGGTGCTCACCCTCTTCGGCACCGACGAGCACAAGGAGCGCTGGCTGCGCCCGCTGCTCGACGGCGAGATCGCCTCCGCCTTCGCCATGACCGAGCCGGACGTCGCCAGCTCGGACGCCACGAACATCGAGACCTCGATGGTCCGCGACGGCGACGAGTACGTCATCAACGGCCGCAAGTGGTGGACCTCCAACGCGCTGCACCAGAACTGCAAGGTGCTCATCGTCATGGGCAAGACCGACCCGGAGGCGCCCACCCACCGGCAGCAGTCGATGATGGTCGTGCCGCTGGACACCCCCGGCGTGCGCGTCGTGCGCGGCCTGCCGGTCTTCGGCTACCAGGACCGCGAAGGGCACGCCGAGGTCGTCTTCGAGGACGTCAGGGTGCCCAAGGAGGCGCTGCTCTCCGGCGAGGGCGACGGCTTCACGATCAGCCAGGCTCGCCTGGGCCCGGGCCGGATCCACCACTGCATGCGCGCCATCGGTGTGGCCGAGCGGGCGCTGGACCTCATGATCGACCGGGCCCGCTCCCGGGTCACCTTCGGCGAGCCGGTGGCGAACCGGGCGAACGTCCAGGACTGGGTGGCCGAGGCCCGGATCGACATCGAGATGGTCCGGCTGCTCACCCTCAAGACGGCCTACCTCATGGACACGGTCGGCAACCAGCAGGCCCGCACCGAGATCGCGGCGATCAAGGTCGCCGCGCCGAACGTCGCCCTCAAGGTCCTCGACCGGGCGATCCAGGTGCACGGCGGCGGCGGCGTCAGCGACGACTTCCCGCTGGCCCAGTGGTACGCGCACATGCGCACCCTGCGCCTGGCCGACGGGCCGGACGAGGTGCACAAGCGCACCATCGCCCGGCAGGAGTACCGTCGGCGCGACCCGGAGCGGGCCGGCGGCCGCTGA
- a CDS encoding phosphotransferase family protein: protein MTAEQQSPEGLDVGPVTDWIVGLGIGAQPPLTFERVGLGQSNLTFAVSDTAGHRWVLRRPPLGELLASAHDVAREHRILSGLQGTGVPIPDIHGLCEDPTVTDVPLMLMSWVDGAVLDSREDAEALPMAARAAVGPSVVDALARIHAVDLEATGLADLASHKPYAARQLRRWSGQWEKSKTRELPELDRLTARLHEIEPEPGEITLVHGDCHVRNVIIDPEDATVRAVLDWELCTLGDPLADIGTLLGYWPQPGDPPTMRFDASTVEGFVTREDLLREYAEATGRDVSAVPFWHALGVWKLAVIIEGVRRRQLDDERNLSASGHFPPEVVDGLVAYAHGVLDGQH from the coding sequence ATGACCGCAGAGCAGCAGTCCCCGGAGGGCCTGGACGTCGGTCCGGTCACCGACTGGATCGTCGGCCTCGGCATCGGCGCGCAGCCGCCGCTGACCTTCGAGCGGGTCGGGCTGGGCCAGTCCAACCTCACCTTCGCGGTCAGCGACACCGCCGGTCACCGGTGGGTGCTGCGCCGGCCCCCGCTGGGCGAGCTGCTGGCCTCGGCGCACGACGTCGCCCGGGAGCACCGCATCCTCAGCGGCCTGCAGGGCACCGGGGTGCCGATCCCGGACATCCACGGGCTGTGCGAGGACCCGACGGTCACCGACGTGCCGCTGATGCTCATGTCCTGGGTGGACGGGGCGGTGCTGGACAGCCGGGAGGACGCCGAGGCGCTGCCGATGGCCGCGCGCGCCGCGGTCGGCCCGTCGGTGGTCGACGCCCTGGCCCGCATCCATGCCGTCGACCTTGAGGCCACCGGGCTGGCCGACCTGGCCAGCCACAAGCCGTACGCCGCGCGGCAGCTGCGGCGCTGGTCCGGGCAGTGGGAGAAGTCCAAGACCCGCGAGCTGCCCGAGCTGGACCGGCTGACCGCCCGGCTGCACGAGATCGAGCCGGAGCCGGGGGAGATCACCCTCGTGCACGGCGACTGCCATGTGCGCAACGTCATCATCGACCCCGAGGACGCCACCGTGCGGGCCGTGCTCGACTGGGAGCTGTGCACCCTGGGCGACCCGTTGGCCGACATCGGCACCCTGCTCGGCTACTGGCCGCAGCCGGGCGACCCGCCGACGATGCGCTTCGACGCCTCGACGGTCGAGGGCTTCGTCACCCGCGAGGATCTGCTGCGCGAGTACGCCGAGGCCACCGGCCGGGACGTCTCCGCGGTGCCCTTCTGGCACGCCCTGGGCGTGTGGAAGCTGGCCGTGATCATCGAAGGGGTGCGCCGTCGCCAGCTCGACGACGAGCGCAACCTCTCGGCCAGCGGGCACTTCCCTCCGGAGGTGGTCGACGGCCTGGTGGCCTACGCGCACGGCGTCCTCGACGGCCAGCACTAG